One Rhizobium sp. 9140 genomic region harbors:
- the arsK gene encoding arsenite efflux MFS transporter ArsK, translating to MTARLPVAAILALGVTQIIGYGTLYYSFSILAPGMGASLGWSQEWIFGALSVALLIGGFTAPWLGSLIDRVGAGVVMTVGSAVAAAALVACAYAPGRTTYVAALIGIEVAANLVQYGAAFALLVQLQPTVAQRSITYLTLIAGFASTLFWPLTSSLQTHLSWQNVYLVFAGLNLLVCVPLHAWLATRVTHSRKRAALSPAQPVIGTLPPERRRSGFLLMTTAFALQYLAGAAVLVHMVPLLAGLGLGASAAIVGTLFGPSQVASRLINMVFGKRLDALHLALISAALIPVSTAILILSAPSIPGAMVFAVIFGMGNGLLSIVSGTLPLALFGSEGYGKLQGRMMAARLIASALAPFALALTIEWFGIRVSTGGIIILALLAAVAVTTLLRFKR from the coding sequence ATGACCGCACGGCTGCCGGTTGCGGCCATCCTGGCACTGGGTGTCACCCAGATCATCGGTTACGGCACCCTCTATTACAGCTTCAGCATCCTGGCGCCGGGCATGGGCGCCAGCCTCGGCTGGTCACAGGAATGGATCTTCGGCGCGCTTTCGGTCGCCCTGTTGATCGGTGGGTTCACCGCGCCGTGGCTCGGCAGCCTCATCGACCGGGTCGGCGCGGGCGTGGTGATGACCGTCGGCTCTGCCGTGGCCGCCGCCGCATTGGTTGCCTGCGCCTATGCGCCCGGCAGAACCACCTATGTCGCCGCCCTGATCGGCATTGAGGTCGCCGCTAACCTCGTCCAGTACGGGGCTGCCTTTGCGCTCCTGGTTCAGCTTCAGCCGACCGTGGCCCAGCGCAGCATCACCTACCTGACCCTGATCGCGGGTTTCGCCTCGACGCTCTTCTGGCCGCTCACGTCGAGCCTTCAGACCCATCTCTCCTGGCAGAACGTCTATCTGGTCTTTGCAGGCCTCAACCTGCTGGTCTGCGTGCCGCTGCATGCTTGGCTGGCAACGAGAGTTACCCACAGCCGCAAACGGGCCGCATTATCTCCGGCCCAGCCGGTGATCGGCACACTGCCACCGGAACGCAGGCGCTCGGGGTTCCTGCTCATGACCACGGCCTTCGCTCTGCAATACCTCGCGGGCGCAGCCGTTCTGGTGCACATGGTGCCGCTGCTGGCGGGACTTGGGCTGGGCGCAAGTGCCGCTATCGTCGGCACGCTGTTCGGCCCGTCGCAGGTTGCCAGCCGCCTGATCAACATGGTGTTCGGCAAACGCCTCGACGCCCTGCATCTGGCCCTGATCTCGGCGGCCCTGATTCCGGTCAGCACGGCGATCCTGATCCTGAGTGCTCCGTCGATTCCGGGTGCCATGGTTTTTGCCGTCATCTTCGGCATGGGCAACGGCTTGCTGAGCATCGTCTCCGGCACGCTCCCGCTGGCGCTGTTCGGCAGTGAAGGCTACGGCAAGCTTCAGGGCCGGATGATGGCAGCCCGCCTGATCGCTTCGGCACTCGCGCCTTTCGCACTTGCCCTCACGATAGAGTGGTTCGGCATCCGTGTTTCGACAGGTGGAATTATCATCCTGGCGCTGCTGGCAGCTGTTGCGGTCACAACGCTGCTCCGCTTTAAACGATAA
- a CDS encoding SH3 domain-containing protein: MASADIGVLAMPADTTASIQWKKGRETGLPIPRFVSLKAKNARMRVGPSQENPVKWLYTAPGLPVEIIEEFGNWRQIRDCDGVSGWMHRSLLSGRRTAVIGPWIKTPVALSRSASPSAQGIALLSAKVRLNITSCQGAWCRVVVPHHDLAGYVRRTALCGIFPFETIPN; encoded by the coding sequence GTGGCCAGCGCCGATATCGGCGTTCTGGCCATGCCGGCGGATACCACCGCTTCGATCCAATGGAAGAAGGGACGCGAGACGGGTTTGCCGATACCGCGATTCGTCTCGCTCAAGGCCAAAAATGCCAGGATGAGAGTCGGGCCATCGCAGGAGAACCCAGTAAAATGGCTTTACACAGCGCCAGGCTTACCCGTTGAGATCATCGAGGAGTTTGGAAATTGGCGTCAGATCCGGGATTGTGACGGAGTCTCCGGATGGATGCACCGCTCGCTGCTCAGCGGCCGACGGACAGCGGTCATCGGTCCCTGGATAAAGACGCCGGTGGCGCTGTCCCGCAGTGCCAGTCCGTCGGCACAGGGTATCGCTCTTCTCTCGGCCAAAGTCCGGCTCAATATCACGTCGTGCCAAGGCGCGTGGTGCAGGGTTGTTGTTCCCCATCATGATTTGGCCGGATACGTTCGGCGCACGGCGCTCTGCGGCATTTTCCCCTTCGAGACGATCCCGAATTGA
- a CDS encoding ArsR/SmtB family transcription factor: protein MESNNAIAALAALAQSTRLDTFRLLVRHEPEGMPAGELARLLGVPQNTMSAHLAILSRAGLIKGERHSRSIIYRAEIDALRDLTLYLVKDCCGGSAELCAPIITALTPCCGPSASENLQ, encoded by the coding sequence ATGGAATCAAATAATGCCATTGCTGCGCTTGCCGCTCTTGCCCAATCCACCCGCTTGGACACCTTCCGGCTGCTGGTCCGCCATGAACCGGAGGGCATGCCCGCCGGTGAACTCGCACGCCTGCTCGGCGTGCCGCAAAACACCATGTCGGCCCATCTCGCGATCCTGTCGCGCGCCGGGCTGATCAAAGGCGAGCGCCACAGCCGCTCGATCATCTACCGCGCCGAGATCGACGCGCTGCGCGACCTGACCCTCTACCTGGTCAAGGACTGCTGCGGCGGCAGCGCTGAACTGTGTGCGCCCATCATCACCGCTCTCACCCCCTGCTGCGGCCCATCCGCTTCGGAGAACCTGCAATGA
- the arsC gene encoding arsenate reductase (glutaredoxin) (This arsenate reductase requires both glutathione and glutaredoxin to convert arsenate to arsenite, after which the efflux transporter formed by ArsA and ArsB can extrude the arsenite from the cell, providing resistance.), with product MDVTIYHNPACGTSRNTLEMIRNAGIEPTVIEYVKHPPSKATLATMIADAGLTVREAIREKGTPYAELGLDTPDLSDDQLLDAMLKHPILINRPFVVTPLGTRLSRPSEVVLDILPETHKGPFTKEDGEQVLDAEGKRIG from the coding sequence ATGGACGTCACCATCTATCACAACCCCGCTTGCGGCACGTCGCGCAACACGTTGGAGATGATCCGCAACGCCGGCATCGAGCCGACCGTTATCGAGTATGTGAAGCATCCGCCGTCGAAAGCGACGCTCGCCACCATGATCGCGGACGCGGGCCTCACCGTGCGTGAAGCCATCCGCGAGAAGGGCACGCCCTATGCCGAGCTTGGTCTCGACACCCCGGACCTTTCCGACGACCAGCTGCTCGACGCCATGCTGAAGCACCCGATCCTGATCAACCGCCCGTTCGTGGTCACCCCTCTCGGCACGCGGCTGTCGCGCCCGTCCGAAGTCGTGCTCGACATCCTGCCGGAGACGCACAAGGGTCCCTTCACCAAGGAAGACGGCGAGCAGGTCCTCGATGCGGAGGGCAAGCGCATTGGCTGA
- a CDS encoding ABC transporter permease: MTLVSAPVAAISPRMPLLSYLWRDKMAFASALFLVLLLLLVLFGPLLVGDAAGRLGLRQRNLAPFTFNGGFLYVLGADTLGRPILARLIVGAQNTILIAAAAVFSSMLIGGALGLIAGYSERWYSHVIQRFADVIMSFPSLLLALIVLYTLGPSMTNLVIVLAITRLPIYLRTARAEVLELRERMFVSAARSMGASPVRIVFRHIAPLVLPTLVTISAIDFATVILAESALSFLGLGIQPPDFTWGAMVANGRGYLQTAWWIAFWPGLAIMMTTLSLNILSNWARTVADPQQRWRLQALRKAAR; the protein is encoded by the coding sequence ATGACGCTTGTTTCGGCTCCCGTCGCGGCGATCTCTCCGCGCATGCCGCTCCTCTCCTACCTCTGGCGCGACAAGATGGCGTTTGCTTCCGCCCTCTTTCTCGTGCTGCTCCTGCTCCTGGTCCTGTTCGGCCCTTTGCTCGTCGGTGACGCTGCCGGACGGCTCGGCCTGCGCCAGCGGAACCTTGCGCCTTTCACCTTCAATGGCGGCTTTCTCTATGTGCTCGGGGCAGACACGCTCGGGCGCCCCATCCTTGCGCGGCTGATCGTCGGCGCGCAGAACACGATCCTGATCGCTGCGGCGGCCGTGTTCAGCTCCATGCTGATCGGCGGCGCACTCGGGCTGATCGCCGGCTATTCCGAGCGCTGGTACAGCCATGTCATCCAGCGTTTCGCCGATGTGATCATGAGCTTTCCCTCGCTCCTCCTCGCCCTGATCGTCCTCTATACGCTCGGGCCGAGCATGACAAACCTCGTCATCGTGCTGGCGATCACGCGCCTGCCGATCTACCTGCGAACAGCCCGCGCAGAGGTGCTGGAGCTTCGCGAGCGGATGTTCGTGAGCGCGGCCCGCTCGATGGGTGCTTCGCCGGTGCGCATCGTCTTCCGCCATATCGCGCCGCTCGTTCTGCCGACGCTGGTCACGATCTCGGCCATCGATTTTGCGACCGTGATCCTTGCGGAGTCCGCGCTGAGCTTCCTCGGCCTCGGCATACAACCACCCGATTTCACTTGGGGTGCCATGGTGGCGAACGGGCGAGGCTATCTGCAGACGGCGTGGTGGATCGCCTTCTGGCCGGGCCTTGCGATCATGATGACCACCTTGTCGCTCAACATTCTCTCCAACTGGGCGCGCACCGTCGCCGACCCGCAGCAGCGCTGGCGGTTGCAAGCCCTGAGAAAGGCTGCCCGATGA
- a CDS encoding GCG_CRPN prefix-to-repeats domain-containing protein has translation MKKYLIIALTTVATFASLAPVAEARQGCGKGFHRGPAGYCRANRGPRPPVVIVPAGPRVGIFYEGRGYWDGHRYWRHRARHHSGWRYY, from the coding sequence ATGAAAAAGTATCTCATCATCGCGCTGACGACGGTTGCCACCTTTGCAAGTCTTGCGCCTGTTGCCGAGGCACGGCAAGGATGCGGCAAAGGCTTCCACCGTGGCCCAGCCGGCTACTGCCGGGCCAACCGGGGTCCGCGCCCCCCTGTCGTGATCGTGCCGGCCGGACCGAGGGTCGGGATCTTCTATGAGGGTCGCGGCTACTGGGATGGTCACCGCTATTGGCGGCATCGTGCCCGCCATCACAGCGGCTGGCGCTACTACTGA
- a CDS encoding ABC transporter ATP-binding protein — MPAPILQVEGLTVDFLSDGDPVRAVNDVSFHVARGETLVILGESGSGKSVSTSALMGLVDCPPGHIVSGRCLFDGHELAHLDEDKRRGLNGRRIAMIFQDPLASLNPVYTVGRQIEEVYRSHGEGHGDLRSRILDLLRRVGIPDPEQRVDHYPHQFSGGQRQRIMIAIAIALKPDILIADEPTTALDVSVQAQILDLLRDLQRETGMALIMITHDLEVAASMADRIIVMNSGKVVEAGPAREVFETPQHAYTRKLIAALPHGEVADAGHKRSRERADEVLLKVEGLGKDYVLSSGAFAGKSVFKAVEDVGFHLCKGETLGIVGESGSGKSSVARMLMRLNEPTSGTAIFAGQNIFDLTGKDLMAFRRRVQMVFQDPYGSMNPRMSVRSIISEPWQIHGDILPRTRWRDRVVELLELVGLKAEHEGRYIHQFSGGQRQRIAIARALASEPELIICDEAVSALDVSIQAQVIDLLADLRNRLGLSYIFITHDLPIVRHFADRILVMKQGRIVEENETTALFATPLHDYTRTLLNAVPLPKWQTWSETA; from the coding sequence ATGCCCGCACCCATCCTTCAGGTCGAGGGACTGACGGTCGACTTCCTGTCCGATGGCGATCCCGTCCGCGCGGTCAATGATGTCTCGTTCCATGTCGCGCGCGGCGAGACGCTGGTCATTCTCGGCGAGAGCGGCTCGGGCAAAAGTGTCAGCACCAGCGCGCTGATGGGGCTGGTCGATTGCCCGCCCGGCCACATCGTCTCCGGCCGCTGCCTGTTCGACGGCCACGAGCTCGCGCACCTCGACGAGGACAAGCGGCGGGGCCTTAACGGCCGGCGCATCGCGATGATATTTCAAGATCCCCTCGCCTCGCTGAACCCGGTCTACACGGTCGGCCGACAGATAGAAGAAGTCTATCGCAGCCACGGCGAAGGCCACGGCGACCTGCGCTCCCGGATCCTCGACCTCCTGCGCCGCGTTGGCATTCCAGACCCCGAGCAGCGCGTCGATCATTATCCGCACCAGTTCTCCGGCGGCCAGCGCCAGCGCATTATGATCGCCATCGCCATCGCGCTGAAACCCGATATCCTCATTGCCGATGAGCCGACCACGGCGCTCGATGTCAGCGTTCAGGCACAGATCCTGGACCTGCTGCGCGATCTTCAGCGCGAGACCGGCATGGCGCTGATCATGATCACGCACGATCTTGAGGTGGCGGCGTCCATGGCGGACCGGATCATTGTCATGAACAGCGGCAAGGTGGTGGAGGCCGGACCCGCCAGAGAGGTGTTTGAGACGCCGCAGCACGCTTACACCCGGAAACTGATCGCTGCGCTGCCGCATGGCGAGGTTGCTGATGCCGGGCACAAGCGCTCCAGGGAACGGGCCGACGAGGTACTGCTGAAGGTGGAAGGGCTCGGCAAGGATTACGTCTTGTCATCTGGCGCTTTTGCCGGGAAATCCGTGTTCAAGGCGGTGGAGGATGTCGGCTTTCATCTCTGCAAAGGCGAAACGCTGGGCATCGTCGGCGAGAGCGGCTCCGGCAAATCGAGCGTCGCGCGCATGCTGATGCGCCTGAACGAGCCGACATCGGGCACGGCTATCTTTGCCGGGCAGAACATCTTCGATCTTACGGGAAAAGACCTGATGGCCTTTCGTCGCCGGGTCCAGATGGTGTTTCAGGACCCGTACGGCTCGATGAATCCGCGCATGAGTGTCCGCTCGATCATCTCCGAACCGTGGCAGATCCACGGCGACATCCTGCCGCGCACGCGATGGAGAGACCGTGTCGTCGAGCTTCTGGAACTCGTCGGACTGAAGGCCGAGCATGAAGGACGCTACATCCACCAGTTTTCTGGCGGACAGCGCCAGCGGATCGCCATCGCCCGCGCGCTTGCCAGCGAGCCGGAACTCATTATCTGCGACGAGGCGGTTTCAGCCCTCGATGTGTCGATCCAGGCGCAGGTCATCGATCTGTTGGCGGATCTGCGCAACCGGCTTGGCCTGTCCTATATCTTCATCACGCATGACCTGCCGATCGTGCGCCACTTTGCCGATCGTATCCTCGTTATGAAACAAGGTCGTATTGTCGAGGAGAACGAAACCACTGCACTCTTCGCCACGCCCCTTCATGATTACACCAGGACGTTGCTCAACGCAGTTCCGTTGCCGAAATGGCAGACTTGGAGCGAAACTGCCTAG
- a CDS encoding ABC transporter permease translates to MLRYLGRRASYSLISIIGLVTLVFFLTRLTGDPSALYLPLDASADARAQFARLNGLDQPAIVQFFTYLGNLAQLDFGQSLRQNRSAMEVALEAFPETLKLAFLAITLATSLAIVVGSLAAARPGSLFDRIASLVSLAGASAPDFWIAIVGILLFAVGFGLLPTSGTGSAAHWVLPIFVLTLRPFGLLVQVVRGTMLSALSAAYIKTARAKGMPRREIIFGHALRNSLLPIVTVAGDLATGLVNGAVVVESIFGWPGIGKLMIDSIIQRDFAVVQSTILVTAVAIFLLNIAIDLLYAFLDPRIRY, encoded by the coding sequence ATGCTCCGCTATCTCGGACGTCGTGCGTCGTACAGCCTGATTTCGATCATCGGCCTCGTCACGCTCGTCTTCTTCCTGACACGCCTGACAGGCGATCCCTCTGCGCTCTACCTGCCCCTGGACGCGAGCGCCGATGCGCGCGCCCAGTTTGCACGGCTGAACGGGCTCGACCAACCGGCGATCGTCCAGTTCTTCACCTATCTCGGCAATCTGGCGCAACTCGATTTTGGCCAGTCGCTGCGGCAGAACCGCTCGGCCATGGAGGTCGCGCTGGAGGCGTTTCCCGAAACGCTGAAGCTCGCCTTTCTCGCCATCACGCTTGCGACGTCGCTGGCTATCGTTGTCGGATCGCTCGCTGCGGCGCGTCCGGGTAGCCTGTTCGACCGCATCGCCAGCCTCGTGTCGCTGGCCGGCGCCAGCGCGCCCGATTTCTGGATCGCTATCGTCGGCATCCTTCTCTTTGCCGTCGGGTTCGGATTGCTGCCGACCTCCGGCACGGGAAGTGCGGCGCACTGGGTGCTCCCGATCTTCGTGCTGACGCTGCGCCCGTTCGGTCTCCTGGTGCAGGTGGTTCGCGGCACGATGCTGTCGGCCCTGTCCGCCGCCTACATCAAGACGGCCCGGGCCAAGGGCATGCCGCGCCGCGAGATCATCTTCGGCCATGCGCTGCGCAATTCGCTGTTGCCGATCGTCACGGTGGCGGGGGACCTTGCGACAGGGCTCGTCAACGGCGCGGTCGTGGTCGAATCCATCTTCGGCTGGCCGGGCATCGGCAAGCTGATGATCGACTCGATCATCCAGCGCGATTTCGCGGTCGTCCAGTCGACGATTCTCGTAACGGCCGTCGCGATCTTCCTTCTCAATATCGCAATCGATCTTCTCTACGCATTCCTCGATCCCCGCATCCGTTACTAG
- the arsB gene encoding ACR3 family arsenite efflux transporter produces the protein MSTFERYLTLWVALCIVVGIGLGHLMPGVFQAIGAAEVAKVNLPVAVLIWLMIIPMLLKIDFASLAQVGRHWRGIGVTLFINWAVKPFSMALLGWLFIGWLFRPYLPETQIDSYIAGLIILAAAPCTAMVFVWSNLTKGEPHFTLSQVALNDAIMVVAFAPIVALLLGLSAITVPWDTLILSVVLYIVLPVIVAQVLRRSTDVERMAGRLQPLSLVALLTTLVLLFGFQGEQIIAQPMVIALLAVPILIQVYFNSGLAYLLNRVSGEEHCVAGPSALIGASNFFELAVAAAISLFGFTSGAALATVVGVLVEVPVMLSVVWIVNRSKNWYERGAAVRTNAATIRKV, from the coding sequence ATGTCCACATTCGAGCGTTACCTGACCCTTTGGGTCGCCCTGTGCATCGTCGTCGGTATCGGTCTCGGGCATCTCATGCCCGGCGTGTTTCAGGCCATCGGTGCGGCCGAAGTCGCCAAGGTCAACCTGCCGGTGGCGGTGCTGATCTGGCTGATGATCATTCCCATGCTGCTGAAGATCGATTTTGCGTCTCTGGCGCAGGTCGGTCGCCACTGGCGCGGCATCGGCGTTACCCTGTTCATCAACTGGGCGGTCAAGCCCTTCTCCATGGCGCTGCTCGGCTGGCTGTTCATCGGCTGGCTGTTCCGCCCCTACCTGCCGGAAACGCAGATCGACAGCTATATTGCTGGCCTGATCATCCTCGCGGCGGCACCCTGCACGGCGATGGTGTTCGTCTGGTCGAACCTCACCAAGGGCGAACCGCACTTCACGCTGAGCCAGGTGGCGCTGAACGACGCGATCATGGTGGTGGCCTTCGCGCCGATCGTCGCCCTTCTGCTCGGTCTCTCCGCCATCACCGTGCCGTGGGATACGCTGATCCTCTCGGTGGTGCTCTATATCGTCCTGCCCGTGATCGTCGCCCAGGTTCTGCGCCGCAGCACGGACGTCGAACGCATGGCCGGTCGTCTGCAGCCGCTCTCGCTAGTGGCACTGCTCACCACCCTCGTGCTGCTGTTCGGCTTCCAGGGTGAGCAGATCATTGCGCAACCGATGGTCATCGCGCTTCTTGCCGTACCGATCCTGATCCAGGTCTACTTCAATTCCGGACTTGCCTACCTGCTCAACCGCGTCAGCGGCGAGGAGCATTGCGTGGCCGGTCCGTCGGCCTTGATCGGTGCCTCGAACTTCTTCGAACTGGCCGTGGCTGCCGCCATCAGCCTGTTCGGGTTTACCTCCGGCGCAGCGCTGGCCACCGTGGTCGGCGTCCTCGTCGAGGTGCCGGTGATGCTGTCGGTGGTCTGGATCGTTAACCGCAGCAAGAACTGGTACGAGCGCGGCGCCGCGGTCCGGACCAATGCCGCCACCATCAGAAAGGTCTGA
- a CDS encoding invasion associated locus B family protein yields the protein MKFCYLTAVFAIAAAASANAQPTMVKQYDAWGVYSYQTGSSPTCYMLTIPADERPADVDHGDNFFLLAPTKAAHAEYEPQALMGYRLKAGAPVSARIGDERFHMMSDGKSAWLRKPTRIPDMIDAMRGGSEMIIKATSRRGTKTTYTYSLTGVTAALKHLKECD from the coding sequence ATGAAGTTCTGCTACCTTACTGCCGTTTTCGCGATCGCTGCAGCAGCCAGCGCGAATGCGCAACCGACGATGGTGAAACAGTATGACGCCTGGGGCGTCTATTCCTACCAGACCGGCAGCTCGCCAACCTGCTACATGCTCACCATTCCTGCAGATGAAAGGCCAGCCGACGTCGATCATGGAGACAACTTTTTTCTCCTGGCTCCAACGAAGGCAGCACATGCGGAGTACGAACCTCAGGCTTTGATGGGATATCGGTTGAAAGCTGGCGCTCCAGTCTCCGCCCGTATCGGCGATGAGCGGTTCCATATGATGAGTGATGGAAAAAGCGCATGGCTCCGAAAACCCACCCGTATCCCTGACATGATCGATGCCATGAGAGGAGGTAGCGAAATGATCATCAAGGCTACATCGCGCCGCGGCACCAAGACGACCTACACCTATTCCCTGACTGGCGTAACGGCTGCCTTGAAGCACCTTAAAGAGTGCGACTAG
- a CDS encoding arsenate reductase ArsC, translating into MTTARIYNVLFLCTGNSARSILAESILNGEGKGRFKAYSAGSRPKGQVHPLALDTLRALGYESTGFRSKTWDEFAEPGAPQMDFIFTVCDNAAGEACPVWLGHPMTAHWGVEDPAAVEGTEIEKGQAFSKAARFLKNRISAFLSLPLTSIDKLALETRLREIGAFEGSTRPQGQVA; encoded by the coding sequence ATGACCACCGCCCGCATCTATAACGTACTGTTCCTGTGCACCGGCAATTCCGCCCGCTCGATCCTTGCCGAGTCCATCCTCAACGGCGAGGGGAAGGGGCGCTTCAAGGCCTATTCGGCCGGTAGTCGGCCCAAGGGGCAGGTGCACCCGCTGGCCCTCGATACGCTGCGCGCGCTCGGCTACGAGTCCACCGGCTTTCGCTCGAAGACCTGGGACGAGTTCGCCGAGCCCGGCGCGCCGCAGATGGATTTCATCTTCACGGTCTGCGACAACGCCGCTGGCGAAGCCTGCCCGGTGTGGCTCGGCCACCCGATGACGGCCCACTGGGGTGTCGAGGATCCCGCCGCCGTCGAAGGCACAGAGATCGAGAAGGGCCAGGCATTCTCCAAGGCAGCGCGCTTCCTAAAGAACCGGATCTCCGCGTTTCTCAGTCTGCCACTGACGTCGATCGACAAGCTGGCGCTGGAAACCCGTCTGCGCGAGATCGGCGCATTCGAAGGCAGCACGCGTCCGCAAGGACAGGTCGCCTGA
- the arsH gene encoding arsenical resistance protein ArsH, with translation MRRASALADLPALDRDHLRQPDLDALRPPFSTHKPRILILYGSLRTVSYSRLLAFEAGRLLEELGCEVRIFDPIDLPLPDAAPVTHAKVQELRDLTQWSEGHIWISPERHGAMTGIMKAQIDWIPLSVGSIRPTQGKTLAVMQVSGGSQSFNTVNHLRMLGRWMRMITIPNQSSVAKAFQEFDADGRMKPSSYYDRVIDVCEELVKFTWLTRDASGYLTDRYSERKENAEKLEQRVSLASI, from the coding sequence ATGCGGAGGGCAAGCGCATTGGCTGATCTGCCTGCCCTCGACCGCGACCACCTGCGCCAGCCGGACCTCGACGCGCTGCGACCGCCATTTTCGACCCACAAGCCACGCATCCTGATCCTCTACGGTTCGCTGCGCACGGTATCGTACAGTCGCCTGCTCGCGTTCGAGGCGGGCAGGCTGCTGGAGGAACTGGGCTGCGAAGTGCGGATCTTCGATCCCATAGACCTGCCGCTGCCCGATGCCGCGCCGGTCACGCACGCCAAGGTGCAGGAACTGCGCGACCTGACCCAATGGTCGGAAGGCCATATCTGGATCTCACCGGAGCGCCACGGTGCGATGACCGGTATCATGAAGGCGCAGATCGACTGGATTCCGCTTTCGGTCGGCTCGATCCGACCGACGCAGGGCAAGACCCTTGCCGTCATGCAGGTGTCGGGCGGCTCTCAATCGTTCAATACGGTCAATCACCTGCGCATGCTCGGTCGCTGGATGCGTATGATCACCATCCCCAACCAGTCCTCGGTTGCCAAGGCCTTCCAGGAGTTCGACGCAGACGGTCGCATGAAGCCCTCGTCCTATTACGACCGGGTCATCGACGTCTGCGAGGAGCTGGTCAAGTTCACATGGCTGACGCGGGACGCATCCGGCTATCTCACCGATCGCTACAGCGAACGGAAGGAAAACGCCGAAAAGCTGGAGCAGCGCGTGAGCCTCGCGTCCATATGA